atatatatatatatatatatatatatataaaaacaatagtGTGACAGCCTGTAGGCGGTGCTGTCATGTGCAGCTGCCCGAGGGACTGGAACCTCAAAGCCACCACCTGCTGCTGAAAATACAAGACTTCAGTGAGAGATTTCATCTCTAGATTGAATGAATTCATTCAATGGGATAAAAAGTAGGAGGCCTAATGGTAAAACTGGGATTTAGAAGATGATGCCACTTTGGCCATTCTGCCTTTTTCATGAATGTTCTCCCCATGGTGCAGGCACATGCACAGATACTTTCTTTTtctaaatttaaatcaaataaaaaaaaaaaattgtatttgacATCTGCAAGATCACAAATGCTCCTGCCCCTTCCTCTTCAACATCGCGTGTCACAGTTGCCACAGTTTACACATGTGAATCGGGCACAATGAGGAGGAGCCAGGTTGGTAAAGCAAGGATTACATGACCCTGACTCTTGGTTCAGATGAAAAACACTCAACACTATATTCTGACAAAACTAGAATGTAACCGTTGCTCAAAATAATTGTCCAGCAACAAGACTGTTGATTCAACTTAATGATCATTTTGGAGGCTGACCTTTTTGGTGCTGACTAATACAGGTATGTTAATGACAGGTGTTTCTATTGTTCTGTCCACCCCTTCACTATATATCAATAAGGGCTAAATTCCAGACCAGTTTCAGTGCTGACAGAAACTAGAATAAATGTTCCAACGTGTTCTAATAATCCAAAACCTCCAATAGTTCCACTGAGAGACGACAACGTTTATTTTGTGGTGTTGTCTAAACTTAACAATAtcgttttgtttttccatttattcAGAATCACTTGATACAAACACAATTAAGAGTTGTATCAGCTGAATTCCACAGTGGCCTTTTACACATTGATTAAAACaactaaaacacacattttattctcttctttgTTCCTCAAATAATAATCTGAAATCACTTTTCTGTCCAATGCAAGGAACGGGGAGGCGTGGGGACTGAATTAGAGCCTCAGGACAAGGTGCAGACCTTGAAGGATCAGGTCGATGGGGTGAAAAACATCATGACGGAGAACGTGGACCGGATCCTGGCCCGAGGAGAGAGGCTGGACGACCTCATGGGAAAGTCCGAGGACCTGCAGGCAGGGGTCAGTGTCGCAGCAGCAGTTTATTCCTTCAATTTGTCTGTTGCATGTAGCTGTCTCAGGAAAAGCCTGTGAGCCCACGATTCACTCATCTTACATTGCCCTTTTTTGCCTTATCATTACGAAGTGAATCTTGATTTCACAATGTAATGGCAACATAACAACGACTTCATCTGCATTGAGATCGGTTCCTCATAAGCAATGTTTTCACTATGAAATTCTCTCTGCCACTAGCATGAAATGGCTCATTTTATGGCACAAAGGAAGTACTTCTGCCACAGCTCAACCAAAACAGGAGGAGGATAacaaatctttgtttttttccccagtaGCTGCTGGAAGCTTTCTCCAGGTAGCAGAAATAACTGTGCTACTGTGACAGGCAAAAAGCCAAAGAAGAcaaggacaggaagtgataGAATATACTGTATCTCACTTGGTGGAGAGGCATTTTTACACTAAatcagggagaaagaaaaacctgcCCACTATTTATACAACAGTATTAGTCATcccatcatatatatatatatttaatgtccCTTCATTTCTATTATTAAAGCATTTTAAGGAATGAACTACAGAGaaacaattgggtctggactttaTCCACAGTTTGTCTTTTATGCAGAAAGAGAATCGCCCGTCAGACATGtttacaacaacacagaaatctctgcAGCAATCAGTTGAGCAGTAGCTctgcatgcaggaggcagaacatgaaatattatgtttacagcacatcgacagaGGTCCTTGCCCTTATCTTTTCTACGTATATGGCACCgccttttcatcctgagatatttgcattcttcatgtttttcatttttgtgtctgttgcaTGTAAAATACGTCATTAACACATTCACTCGCTTGCGCTGAATCCTGAGGAgggtctcctgctgtgttctcacatcagctCACTCGGTCATTATCATTATGAGTTTTTACCAGGGCTTGGcaggagacactctggagaagGTCCAGAGCCTCTCGCTCGGCCATTTGCTTTCTCACAAACATCTCTCTCTGTATCAGGCTCAGCACTTCAAACAGACTTCTGTGAAAGTGGCTCGCTCCTACTGGTGGAAGAACGTCAAGATGGTCGTGGTCATCGTGGTGAtcgtcctcatcatcatcctgatCATCATCCTGCTGGCCACTGGAGTCATCCCCATCAGTTCTCCAGCGCCTCCTGCGCCTCTTCCAGAAATTACCACCGTCAAGCCAGGAAAGTGATGTACAGATATCACTGCTGTCTGGTGAAACCTTTCATTCTTCTTAGTTCGTTTCTACTGGTAACTTTCATGATAATATTGGATTTCAAGGACTTCATTAGTTTAAGGCACTTTAATGACACACAATTTTTCCAACCCAATACCGGCCATTGAACTTGTgtgaaattaaacagaaatcTCTATAAGGTCTAAGGCGTTCACCTGACACCAGGAAAAAAACACGTGTCACTGTTCTTAAAGGACATTTCATAGTGTTACCATCCCTGTTTCACCACCAGCAGTTATTTCCACCTGGCAAAGAAGAGGTCACTGTAATATGTGTGGATGGAAATAATTCATCTTTCTAGTTATTCCGTTTGTCACCTAAATGCACTACAAAGGACAGTTTGTATAGTTGAAAAGAGGAAAGATGCTgtgtacaaaaacatttttgacCTTGgagaaatctgtaaaaaaaattaggTCATTACATATATTTAATGAAGGGCTTAATTGTGTGCTGGTTATGTATGCGAGTATGTCCTTTAAAATGCTTGCAGCTTTGTATTCAGGCATATAGAGAAATAGTTATTGAATGTAAAGCCTGCTTTGGTTCTTGAGCTACTTAACTGGTGTTGAGGTGTTTCTGTTCTGTTGCTAGATTGGGGTCAAAGTTACAAAACTGTTTTTatgcacaaaaacaacagctgTAGTAGGTTAAACATCACATAACAGCGTGCAGTAAGGTTCAAAATACCAGCAGTGACTACTATACAGAATCCGGTTTATCTCTCAAAATACGGACATCTGAGTTTGATTTGGGCCATGAAAGTGAAGAGAAGACCTACAGGTGAAAAGCAGCACTGCATTTTGGATTTACGTCTGAGTGGTCCTTTAGAAGGGATTTATACAATTATGCTGTGCAGAATCatcagtcttttaaaactgATCATTCTTTCCTTCGCTGTGTCTTAACTCTAGAAATACAGCAACTTGAACTCAGGCTTCAGTGgttcatttaaaagaaaaaaaactgaaaccatCTGTTGTGGTGTCTGAGGATAAGGCTCCTCGAGCCAGCCAGCTGATGGAGACAATTTGCAGCACTTCCATAGCGCCCCCTGTTGGGTTCAAACAGGCCCTTAAAATTAGAAAATTATATcccaacacattttttttttttttttcagaaaacaaGTCAGGCACATCCGTTTCTCACCTGCGACCCTGCTCTGGTGTTACAGAACCAGTTTAGTTTCAAAGAACTCCAAGCGCTGGCCATTATGAACTGTACATAGTCATAAATACTCTCTCCTCTATGTATATGAAAGTATCTGTTCCTTAGAGGCTATTTATTAAAAGCATGTTACTCCTGTTCAatcttttttaatcaaaatggAAGCTGTATGTGATTTTTGGATTAAAAATTAGTCCAGATTGATTAATTATAATAGTAGCACAGTTAAGTTTTTCTGCTGTTCAATCATTTTCTAGATGTAGTTATGAGAAGGAGGCTCTCTTGGAACAGATTTCTCAATGTgtgccttttctttcttttttaacagcgCCTCCAAGGTGCAGTAATCTACATCTCATTACCTTTTTAACACGCTCCTACTTCTTCGATCAATGCTGTATGTTCACGTTTCTGTTCATACAGGCTCAAGCTTCAGAAGGTCTTTCACTGccgatgtttttttattacaatgCCATTAACTGAGGGTCTTTAACTGGGGGCCCATGGCATTAAATGGATTTTATGgtctgaaataaaagaaaattatattttctctGGCTCTCCTGTGATGCTTTCCCCCTCAATTGCTGTTTGTTAAATTGCCACAAGATGGAGACAGATGGCCTGGTTGAGCTGAGACATGAGGCTTTAGTACCACTCACCCAATTGAGCAATAACTGAAATGAAGATAAAATCGGACTATGTTTAACAATAGAACAATTTGAGGTCACACATTGATCTTAGCCTGTTGCGGTGGATGGTGAAGAAGACTACTGTCGTTAAAGATTTGCCTAATTTTCAACATTGCTGAAGCAGATACAAATATTGAAAATGATTTATGGAAATTATCAATATAAGACCAGCAATCACcttcaaagtaataaaaaaacaatgataaAAATCAAACCAGCAGGGTGTAGACCGAGATATTCAAAATTTACGAATTTTTGGCCCATAGTAACAATGAAGCATCCaatatttcccagaatgcaaccTAACACAGCTTCCAGTAGCGCACACTTTCCAGACGAAAGTTAGCTTCTCCCAAGCTTACACCATGGATCTGCATTAGTGAGGATTTTCACATGGTGAGATTTTCTGAAGAAATATTTGATCAGAGATCTCAAAGACCAGCAACTGCAGCCTGAGATCCCCTGTTTGATTTACCTAGAGTCACCAGGTTCATTCATTCAACATTAAGCTACTTTCCAGAGTCCTGCTGGCGTCACTCTCAGGCTGTACAGAGAGCCACGTTCATATGAATTAAACCCGGAGCAGCCAAGTAggaaaaacatgtaaacatcaGCCTCTCTCTTGTAATTCAGAGTCAGAGATATCAGGAATTTGATAGTGACACTTCCCACACTGTGAAACTACACACAGcatattattgttgtattgATTGTTAATACACAATCTGTTGCTAATCATTAATTACATCATCACTTCTGTAAATATCACTCCAATAACATACATTATAACAACAAGACAGAGCTTAAATATAAGAATTGCCATCAGGAATCAATatgtctcctctgtctttttgtGGTTAAATGTTTTTCCCTTTTACAACATGTATGTTCTTTGCATGTttatatgttgttgttttattcagtGTCCTGCAGTCCAGCAGGGGTCGCTCTGAACTAGGTGTTTCTGTTTCCCGGCCTCTGGCTCTGTTTGTTCGCGCTGAGACTCAAAGTGCGCAGAACGGAGGAAcatgtgcagctgctgcaggtgtaGGAACACGAGACTTTCTTCTGCAGGTGTAGAAAGGAGAAGAAACGTCTCAGGtctacaggagagaaaccattcagTTGCTCTCCGATCGAACCATAAGACAAATGTAAACACATACAtaaggagtcatacaggagtgAAATGATTTGTTTG
The genomic region above belongs to Pleuronectes platessa chromosome 4, fPlePla1.1, whole genome shotgun sequence and contains:
- the vamp8 gene encoding vesicle-associated membrane protein 8 translates to MDKDAERGGVGTELEPQDKVQTLKDQVDGVKNIMTENVDRILARGERLDDLMGKSEDLQAGAQHFKQTSVKVARSYWWKNVKMVVVIVVIVLIIILIIILLATGVIPISSPAPPAPLPEITTVKPGK